The following is a genomic window from Synechococcus sp. JA-2-3B'a(2-13).
CAGTCATCAGTTCGCCTCCACTCGACGCAAAATGCGGATCTTTTCAACCAAGCCTATCGCTCCCCGCTGCTCCAGCTCGCGGGTAAATTCTGGGTCAGGATCCCCCAGGGTACGGATGGTTACGGTTATGCCGTAGGTAACGCTGGGCTCGGTTACGTCTGTGCCGTCCACCCGGGAGCTGCTGTTCAGGACGGCGCTGGTAACAAAGTTGGAATCCAGCAGGGTGAGCAAAAAGTCGTTCACCAGGGGAAAGTCCAGCGCCCCTCCTTGGATATTGACAGTATCCCCGGAAGCGCTGATGTTGGTTATCCATACCCCCTGGCCGGGGATCTTGCGCCGCAGCTCTTCCAAGATGGCCGACCAAGGCTGGACGGATCTCAGAAAGGAGCGGAACCCTTCCGTTTGGGCGCGAATGGTTTGCAGCTCTTGATTGGCATTCTGCAGCTGGGACAACTCAGCATTGGCTGTGCTGAGCTCACTGTCAAGGCGAGCCCGCTCCGCCCTCAAGGTTTCTCTCTGGCGGGAAAAGCTGTCTTGGAAATACCAAAAAGCTCCCATCGCTACAGCAGCAACAGCAACCCCCAGGCCAATGGCCGGGATCCAATTCTGGGATCCCTCTGCAGCCTCAGCTGCGACTACTGGTCCCCCACCTGTTCGAGCTGTGGTGAGGACATCCGGCCTTTCTTTGAGGAAATTGATCTCCGGTGTGTACATCTCTTTAACCGCCTTGTGCGCTATTCCATCGGTTGGGCGAGCTTGCGCTGCCTGCTGCCGCTACTTGGTGTCTTCCCGTAACGCCAACCCCAGGGCCACTCCCATTGCTGGGCGTTCCTCCAGGGGCAGTTCCACTGAATCCGGCACGACAATGTTGCCAAAGGG
Proteins encoded in this region:
- a CDS encoding PilN domain-containing protein, with product MYTPEINFLKERPDVLTTARTGGGPVVAAEAAEGSQNWIPAIGLGVAVAAVAMGAFWYFQDSFSRQRETLRAERARLDSELSTANAELSQLQNANQELQTIRAQTEGFRSFLRSVQPWSAILEELRRKIPGQGVWITNISASGDTVNIQGGALDFPLVNDFLLTLLDSNFVTSAVLNSSSRVDGTDVTEPSVTYGITVTIRTLGDPDPEFTRELEQRGAIGLVEKIRILRRVEAN